From Glycine soja cultivar W05 chromosome 4, ASM419377v2, whole genome shotgun sequence, the proteins below share one genomic window:
- the LOC114409881 gene encoding uncharacterized protein LOC114409881, whose product MDGKRENLLPSSLPSQLLSIDEELWQMAEDRVQEILWTIQPNVLSEVNRKDVIDYVQRLIRDYYGAEVLPFGSVPLKTYLPDGDVDLTTLIHEDAEDDLAQAICNVLKSGDDSEYQVKDIQYIRAQVRLVKCTVKNIAVDISFNQMAGIYTLRFLEQVDQLVGKNHIFKRSIILIKGWCYYDSRLLGGHHGLLSTYALEILVLYIINRFHSSVRGPLEVLYIFLDYYGSFDWDHNYISIWGPKSLSSLPEIAEAPECDQGEFLLQKEFLGNYKNMCSYPAGASETLTHEFPVKFMNILDPLRNDNNLGRSVSIASLHRLRFAFSYGVQKLKQIFTLPGENMGAALEKFFSSTLNRNGKGERADVSVPVAPFGTGRFEEPVLYGDCENYCGGLQYVQLYHNYAMPVIVDSNSPASPDDILAPTQQNWSLFYQGATDVYIPAQKLYHPTYSLEGGGKSRGTGTYIPDLNYNSYWDMRTKASRPRRFASSKYNAFPRSPLKKQQVEEVHSEIDIINANSDSRLFEFSSEDFPVRPCNSNAIPPTQAQESTPLEKFHFETDMDGTSRSFEFSNEDFPLLPKVCSETHMEGNSRSFGLSKKEFPLLQSACKTVLSGSAKLTKQAKSFPSFKESKLKNIEFGTFKKSQSLTEPGLPTKDEREDSDISLTQKTVLVFPKVAIERKDESPESNEKMDQQC is encoded by the exons GTCTTGCCATTCGGTTCTGTTCCACTAAAAACCTATCTTCCTGATGGAGATGTTGACTTGACAACTCTCATTCATGAAGATGCAGAGGATGATTTGGCACAAGCAATCTGCAATGTACTTAAAAGTGGAGATGACTCTGAATACCAAGTAAAAGACATACAATATATACGTGCACAG GTCCGGCTTGTGAAATGCACAGTGAAAAATATAGCAGTTGATATCTCTTTCAATCAGATGGCCGGAATCTATACTCTACGCTTTTTGGAGCag gttGATCAACTTGTTGGAAAGAATCATATTTTCAAACGCAGTATTATCTTAATCAAAGGTTGGTGCTACTATGATAGTCGACTTCTTGGTGGACACCATGGTCTGTTATCAACATATGCATTAGAAATATTAGTCTTGTATATCATCAATCGTTTTCATTCATCAGTGCGtggtcctctagag GTGCTATACATATTTTTGGACTACTATGGCTCATTTGATTGGGACCATAATTATATTAGTATATGGGGTCCAAAATCCTTATCCTCTCTTCCAGAAATTGCTG AGGCACCAGAATGTGATCAGGGAGAATTCTTGCTCCAAAAAGAGTTTCTCGGAAATTACAAGAATATGTGCTCTTATCCAGCAGGGGCATCTGAAACTTTGACCCATGAATTTCCTGTTAAGTTCATGAACATCTTGGATCCTTTAAGAAATGACAACAACTTGGGTCGTAGTGTAAGCATAG CTAGTCTACATCGATTAAGATTTGCTTTTTCCTACGGCGTTCAAAAGCTTAAGCAAATCTTCACACTTCCCGGAGAAAACATGGGTGCAGCACTTGAGAAGTTTTTCTCCAGCACTTTGAACAGGAATGGGAAAGGAGAAAGGGCTGATGTTAGCGTTCCGGTTGCTCCATTTGGCACTGGAAGATTCGAAGAGCCTGTCCTCTATGGAGATTGTGAAAATTACTGTGGTGGCTTACAATATGTTCAGTTGTATCATAATTATGCCATGCCTGTAATTGTAGATTCAAATTCTCCAGCATCACCTGATGATATCCTTGCACCAACGCAGCAAAACTGGAGTCTGTTTTATCAAGGTGCTACCGATGTATATATCCCGGCCCAGAAACTCTATCATCCAACTTACAGCCTTGAAGGAGGAGGCAAATCACGTGGAACAGGCACATACATTCCTGACTtg AACTATAATTCCTACTGGGATATGCGCACCAAGGCATCTAGGCCAAGGAGATTTGCTTCATCAAAGTACAATGCATTTCCCAGATCACCTCTGAAAAAGCAACAAGTGGAAGAGGTTCACTCTGAGATAGACATAATTAATGCTAATTCAGATTCAAGGTTGTTTGAGTTCTCAAGTGAAGATTTCCCCGTTCGTCCATGCAATTCCAATGCTATACCGCCAACACAAGCCCAAGAGTCTACACCATTagaaaagtttcattttgaGACAGACATGGATGGTACTTCCCGATCTTTTGAGTTCTCAAATGAAGATTTCCCCCTTCTTCCAAAGGTTTGTTCTGAGACACACATGGAGGGTAATTCAAGGTCATTTGGGCTCTCAAAGAAAGAGTTCCCTCTTCTTCAAAGCGCTTGCAAGACCGTCTTGTCTGGGTCTGCTAAGTTAACTAAGCAAGCAAAGAGTTTCCCATCCTTTAAAGAGTCTAAACTGAAAAATATTGAGTTTGGAACTTTCAAGAAATCACAATCACTGACAGAACCAGGTTTGCCAACAAAGGATGAGAGAGAAGATTCCGATATTTCACTAACTCAAAAAACTGTGTTGGTATTTCCTAAGGTGGCGATAGAGAGGAAAGATGAATCTCCTGAAAGCAATGAGAAGATGGATCAACAGTGTTAA